AAAATGGTTTGATCGTCCAGGCTATTTATAAAGTCAATGAAGGCCGACCCCATGTGGCTGACCACATTAAGAATGGAGAAATCCAGTTGGTCATCAACACCCCCATGGGCGCTATAGCACGTGAGGATGAGTATTCTATTGGCCGAGCTGCCATCCGGTATAAAATTCCAGTTATTACCACCCTCTCAGGTGCAAAAACTGCCGTCCGAGGTATACGGCGCTTAGCCCTGGATGATTTAACGGTGAACAGCCTCCAAGATATTTTTAATTGATTTTTTCCTCCCGTACCGTTTACTTTTCCGGTACCATCTAATTGCACTAAAAATTGGGCTTAACCAATACCAAGGGGTATTAAGGGGAAATCATGACTGTGTTAGCGATTCCATCTGAGGTAACTTTTACAACAGCAGATAATTTTGATATTTTTGAGCAAACCTGGCCTTGCAAGGAAGCCAAAGGGGTGGTACTGATTACCCATGGGGTGGCAGAACATTCTGGTCGCTACGCGCATGTCGCGCAATCCCTGGTGGATGCCGGTTATACAGTAGTAGGCTTTGATTTGAGAGGTCATGGAAAATCTTCAGGGAAACGAAATTACATCAATTCCTTTCAGGACTATTTAAATGATCTTCAGGAAGTGCTGAATCGTACCAAAGCCAGTTATCCCGATCTACCTCTTTTCCTGTTCGGGCATAGCATGGGTGGAGGTATTGTTACGCTCTTCACCATCGAAAGGAATCCTGATGTAAAGGGTGTGCTTCTCAGTGGACCTTCAGTTAAGGTTAGTGATGATATTTCACCCTTCCTCCAAAAAATCTCTGGTGTAATCAGCGCTATTCTCCCCAAGCTACCTGTGATAAAATTGGAAAGTACTGACATTTCGAAAGATCCGGAAGTTGTAAAAGCCTACGATGAGGATCCCCTAAATTATCGCGGAGGCATCCTGGCCAGAACCGGCTCTGAGTTGCTTAATGCCACCAAGACAATTACTGCACGTTCCCACGTCATTGATCTTCCCATCCTGATTATGCATGGCGACTCTGATAAGCTTGCTGACAAGAGTGGTAGTGAAATGCTCTATGCCAATGTGAGTTCAACCGACAAAACATTAAAAATATATGCAGGTTTGTATCACGAAATTTTGAATGAGCCAGAACAAGATCAGGTAAAGGCCGATATCATCAACTGGTTGAATGCTCAT
The sequence above is a segment of the Candidatus Neomarinimicrobiota bacterium genome. Coding sequences within it:
- a CDS encoding alpha/beta hydrolase, translating into MTVLAIPSEVTFTTADNFDIFEQTWPCKEAKGVVLITHGVAEHSGRYAHVAQSLVDAGYTVVGFDLRGHGKSSGKRNYINSFQDYLNDLQEVLNRTKASYPDLPLFLFGHSMGGGIVTLFTIERNPDVKGVLLSGPSVKVSDDISPFLQKISGVISAILPKLPVIKLESTDISKDPEVVKAYDEDPLNYRGGILARTGSELLNATKTITARSHVIDLPILIMHGDSDKLADKSGSEMLYANVSSTDKTLKIYAGLYHEILNEPEQDQVKADIINWLNAHV